The genomic segment TTTATTGGGGATTATTATGGCATTAATTTTAGTTAGAGGGGAGAATAATTCTAAATTACTTAATGCAATTGCAGATATGGAAAGGCATGGTAATTTAACATTGGTTTCAAAGCCTAAGGTTATCGATGCAAGTTTTGCAGATTCATTGGTTGAAAGTATTCTAAACTCTAAACTCAGAACAAAATCTAATGTAGCTACTGCTTTTTTCGTTAAAGAGGATACTACATTAAGCATTATGCAAATAAAAAAAATTCATCCTCCGGCTCATGTTGTAGTTGTGAGTAAGGAATATGGTGGTTATGATGAGTTACAATCATTATTGGAAACTGCCAAATCTTTCCAGGGATATCAGTCTCACAGAGCTGAAAATGAGGGGATGATTGATTATAAAATTAAAGGTAAAGGAAGACATATTAAAAATGAGAAATTGAATAGCTATGTTAAATAGCTATTTTCTTTTAATTTTCATTATATTTCCTAATGTACGTTCACCTGATGAACTATTTACAAATTGATTCAAATCTACATTATCTACTTTTTCTAGTAATTTAATATTCAATGCTTTTTCTAGTTTTTTTGTGAGCTTTACATCAGGAGTCATTTTTCCGGTTTCAATTCTTGAAATGACTGAAACTCTTTCATTGATTTTTTTACCTAAATCTTCTCTTGACCAATCTTTTGCTTCTCTTGCTCTTCTAACGGTAATTTCGAAATCTTCAATTAATTCTTCAGAAGGTTCATCATTTCTTGAATAACTTTTGTTTCTAGTTGTGGTTGGTCTTTTTGATTTTTCTTGTTTTCTAAATTTTGGTTTAGGAGGTGCTTTTTGGATTTTTCCAAGTTTTGAACACTCTTTGCATACAACCATAACTGATCCTTCAATTTTTGCCCTAATTGGATTATGTTCCGGCACTTCTTTACCACAAATTTC from the uncultured Methanobrevibacter sp. genome contains:
- a CDS encoding DUF356 domain-containing protein, whose translation is MALILVRGENNSKLLNAIADMERHGNLTLVSKPKVIDASFADSLVESILNSKLRTKSNVATAFFVKEDTTLSIMQIKKIHPPAHVVVVSKEYGGYDELQSLLETAKSFQGYQSHRAENEGMIDYKIKGKGRHIKNEKLNSYVK
- a CDS encoding multiprotein bridging factor aMBF1, which gives rise to MECEICGKEVPEHNPIRAKIEGSVMVVCKECSKLGKIQKAPPKPKFRKQEKSKRPTTTRNKSYSRNDEPSEELIEDFEITVRRAREAKDWSREDLGKKINERVSVISRIETGKMTPDVKLTKKLEKALNIKLLEKVDNVDLNQFVNSSSGERTLGNIMKIKRK